Within Amycolatopsis sp. FDAARGOS 1241, the genomic segment CCACTACGACCAGGTCGCCAGGGTTGAGCTGCCACTCCAGGTGCTCGGGGTGGGTCGAGCCGTCGCCGAGCTTGGCCTGCGCGGACAGCCACCGCGCGATGTTGCGGGCGGTCAAACCTTCCCCGGCGAGCACGTCGGTCGCGACCTGGCTCGACGCGAGACCGACGACACGCCGCTGCGAGCCCTCCCACAACGCCGGGTCCTGCCACGCCTTGGCCAGGGCGCCGACCACAAAGGACTTCCCTGTGCCGGCCGGTCCGACCAGTGACTCCACGGCCGCACCGGAGGCGAGCACACCGCGCAAGGCCGCGGCCTGGTCGGCGCCGAGGACCATGCCGGTGTCGGCCAGTGCTGCCACGAAGCTGTCGACGGCGGACACGTCCAGTGCCGGGGCGCCGCCGCGGGCGGTCGCCGCGGCCAGCGCCCGTTCGGTGTGGATGTGCTCGGGGGTGGCGTAGAGCTTGCGGCCCGGAGCCTCGTAGGCCGACTGGCCGTTGGCCAGCTTCAGCTCGTCGGGTAGCACCGCGACGCCGGGGCGGTCGGTGGCCAGCGGCGTCGCCAGCTTCAGCCCCTCCGTGGTGAGCGTGTCCAGCAGGCGGGTCACCTCGGCGCCGTCGAGATCGCCCAGCTGATCCGGCAACGCGTCGCTGATCGCGCGCGTGAGGTCCGGTGCCGTCCACCCGGCCTTCGTCGACTGGACATCGGCCAGCGCGGTCTTGAGCACCGCCTCCGGCGACCACGACACCGCCTCACGCGGCTCGTGGGTCAGCGCCAGGACGTCGCGGGCGACGCCGGCCAGACCGTCGGCGACCTCGGCCCGCAGCTCCCGGTCCCACCGCTCCAGCCGTTCCTCGGTGGTTTCGCCGTCGTGGGACTTGGCCTTGCGGGTCGCGAAGGTGGCCTGGCGCTGCAGCCGGTCCAGCTCCAGCGAGTTCGGCTCCCGCCCGAACTTCGCTTCGAACTGCTCGACCAGGGCGGCGGTTTTCTTCGTGATCGCGCGCCGGCGCGAGGCGAACAAGTCCATCACCCGCTGATCGATGCCGACCACCTCGCGGGCCTTGCCGTCCGGCCGCGCCGCGAACCGCACCCCCAGGGCCTTGGCCAGGTGTTCCTCGGTGGTGCGCTCCCCCACCGCGGCGGCGGCGCCGCGGTGGGCGTAGAGGGCGCGGCCGTCGAGGGTGCGCCACTGCCCGTCGCTGCCTTGCACGCGGTTGAGGATTGCGTTGTGGATGTGCAGTTGCGGGTCGTGGTTGCGCGAGTCGTGCTGGAAAAACGACGCCACGACAAGGTCGTGGGCGTCGATGAACCGCCCGGCAGCGCCGCCGTGGTGCCCGACCCGCGAATAGCCGGCGTGCTCGGCCAGATAGTCCAACGACGCCCGGTTCCCGGCCCAGATCGCGTCCTCCACCGCGTCGCGGTGCGCCCGCCACGACGCCGCCACCGCGGCCGCGTCATCGCGCTGACGCGCCAGTTCCGCCAACTCAGCCGGGTCCGCGCCCGCCGACCCGGCCGCCGCGGCCAATGCGTCCGAGAGGCGTTCAGCCGTCCGTTCAGCCGCAACTTGCTGCGCCTCGAACGCGGTGTGCAGGACCGTCACCGACTTCTGAACGCTGAACGTGGCGTCCAAAAAGGCCACGTTCTTCCGCGCCGCCTTCCCCGCCTCCAGCCGAAGTTCAGTCCGGCGTTCAGCCGTCGCGTTCGGCTCGGCATCCAACGCGGCGGCGTACAACTCGTCCTCCGTCGGATACTTACGGCCCGTGTGACCCAGAGTGGACGCCTCACCCCACCGGGCCGGATCCTTGAACGCCTCGTCGCGGGGGTCGATGAACTGTTCGTAGACCGCTCGCATGTCCTGCTCGTCGACCAACCCCGTCAGGCCCAGTTTCTCGGCGCCGGCGCCGTACCAGCGGCCCGGCGGCTCGCCGGCCGCGACCGCGTCGGTGTAGTAGTTCTCGCGGCCCTTGGCGACCTCGTCGGTGAGGTACTTGACCGAGTAACCGTTCGACACCGTCAGCATTCCGCACCCCCACACAAGATCAACTCACGGATTTCAAGATCACCAACGCGGGGCGCGTTCCCGGGCGCCCGCCAGGGCGCACCGGCCCAACAGATCGTGATGCATAGGTGTGCATCGTTCTTCGGCTTTGTCCTTGAGCTGGGAATCGTGGTGCGTGACTGAGTCTTGGTCTTCCTGAGTGGCTTCCTGATGACTGACGTGGTGATGTGGGGTGCTGGGTTCATGAGTTGGCCTGCTGGGTGTCGAGTTCGGTGATCACGTGCAGGGGTGCGGGCTGTTGCCGAAGTTCCTGCAGGGCGGTTCCGGCGGTGCCTCGCGAGACATCGGCGGACTTCATGAGTTCGTCGACCGTGGGCAGGGTGCCGGTGCGGGCCTGGTGCTTGCGCGCCTCCGCGCGCGCCCGGTCCTTCTTCGGCGAGGACGCCACCGCGGCCGGACGCTCCGGCTTCGCGGGCACCTCGACGGCCTCGCGCTCGCCCGGCGACTGGACGCCCGGGGACGGCTCGGCTGTACGTCCACCCGGGACCGGGGGCATGGACGTGTTCAACGCCTCCGGTTGTACGGGGCCCGGTTGGACGGACGGTGACTGAACGGCGGAACGCTGGACACGGTCCGGCTGAGCGAGCGGAGCGGACGGCGGGACTCGGTCCGCGACCGCGACCGCGGCGCCCGGCACCGGCACGGTGCTCTCGTCCACTGCCGCGTCGACGTCCGTACGGCGGGCGGTGGCGAGCATGAACAACAGGTGCGCCACGATCGCCGCCGCGAGCGCCGGCCACGCGCCGACCCCGAACCGCAGCAGACCGGAAGTCGCCGGCATCGCCTCCCCCGCGGCCGGGTCAAGAGCGGCGCCGACGCCGCCGGCGAGGTAACTCGCCTGGGCCAGCCCCGACAGCCCGGCAGCGAGGATGACCACCGCCCACGCATACCGGCGGCCGTGATCCTGCAGTCGAGAGGTGGCCGCGTAGGCGACGATCGCCAGCCCGTCGGTGATCAGCGGGTAAATCCAGGCGATCCCGCCCGGCACGCCCGACGCGACGGCGACCTCGAACAGGCCGTGTGCCGTGGCCGCGGCTGCGCCCAGGGCCACCAGTAGGCCGGGCACGAACACCGCCAGCGTCGCCCACCGCGACGTCTTCTGGGTCGTGTCCTGCGTGCTCATGCCTGCTCCCACCCTTCGGTGCTCTCGTGTGTCTCGTCCTCGGCGCTCCAGCGGGCCAGCCGCTGCGCGCGCTCGGCGTCCTCACCGGTGACCTCGACGCGGTGCGACGCGTCGGCGGCCTCCTCGACCGCCTGCCCGCATTGCTCGACCGCCTCGGCGAGCGGCGTCGGCTCCGGCTCGGCGGGCACCCGCGCCCAGAACTCGGCGACCATTGGATTTGCGCTGCGGACGCTCGGCCACGTGTCGTCGTCGACCGGATCGAGGAAGTCCTCGAAGGCGTCGAAGGCGTCGTCAACCTCTGATTCCCCGACGTACCAGCCGGCGAAGGTGTCGTCCTCCATGTCCTCGCCGACGCAGTGGGCGTGTGTCTCGTCAGGGGCGGGGCCCCCACGGCGCAGCACGCCGGACTGGTTGACAACCATCGGCTCGGCCATCCCGGTGTAGGGACGTCGACCTTCCGCGCCGTTGTCGACGGCAAGCTGCTCCAGCTCGGCTTCCTCGGCCGTGAGGTAATCGGGCTCGTAGTCGTCGGGCACGACCAGGACGGGAGTCGCCGGGAGGTTGCGAGCGATCCAGCTACCCGGCTCGGGTTCGCGCTCGGGCACGAGGGAGGACGCCGGCGGGTTCCACCGCCAGTCCGCGTCGTTCACGGTCCAGTCCACTCCCGCCGCTGCGGCGCCGGTCGACCCGGCTGAATCGTGTACGTCGTCGTGATACAGCGCCACCATGGCGTTGGCCGGCACATCGACCCATCCGTTCGACCCGTCGCTCAGCGCCAACGGCACCGTGACGACCCCGTCGTGCTCAACCGCGAAGTCGTCCGCAACATAAATCGCGCCGTCCCACTCGAACCGATCCCCCTCGTGCAGGAACCGCGCAGCCAGGGAGTGCAAGGCCGCGTACACCTCTGTTTCGAGCCCGTCTGGCTCGTACGCCCTGCCGCTCATCGCCGGACACCCCCTCGGCGCTGGCGGGCCGCGGCCTGCGCTGCGGCCAGCTGCTCGGCGGTCGGCACCGGCGCCGGGTTGTCGCGGTCCTCGGCCCACCACAGGGCGATGGGGGCCAGGCCTTCGCCCATCGGCACGCTTGGTGCCGGCCGGTGCGCGGGGCCGTCGTGCTCGTGGTTTTCCAGCGAGCAGCCGCCGGCACTGGACTTGATGCGCCGCACCACACCCGGGCGGTAGCGGTCGTGCCAGTCCGCGGCACGGGCGACGGTGGCGTCCTCGTCGCGGTAGGCCGCGTGCCACGCCGCGGCCAACCACACCAGCTCCTCGACGACGTCGGGGTGCCACATCCAGCACTCCGGCAACACACCGGCGCCGTCGGGATAGCGCAGGAAGACCTGGCGCAGCCACACCGTCAACTCGGTCAGCATCGTCTGCGCGCGGTCGAGGTCCGCCGGGAGGTCCAGCCACGACCACGACGGCACCTCCGACTCGGCGCCGGCGAGCTGCGCGGCGATCGCGCGGACGGTGCGCGCCAGCGTGGAGACCTTCTCCGGCATCGCTGTCAGCGGCTCCACCTTGGCCCGCAGCTCGCCGACCTGGTCCTCGAACTGCGTGCGCAGGCCCTCGACCTCGCGGGCCAGCCCCCACACCGCACGCACCGTGCTGTCCGGCCCCGAACCATTGGCGCCGCCCGGGCTCGAGGGGCCGATACCCGTAGACGTGGCGTTGTTGTTGTCGGTGCTCATGTCAAGCTCCCAGAGGTGTCCGGAGGCAGCCGAAGGGCGAGCGGCCCATCACGGCGGCCGCGCCAGCGAGCGCGTCGGGTAGGA encodes:
- a CDS encoding DUF2637 domain-containing protein — encoded protein: MSTQDTTQKTSRWATLAVFVPGLLVALGAAAATAHGLFEVAVASGVPGGIAWIYPLITDGLAIVAYAATSRLQDHGRRYAWAVVILAAGLSGLAQASYLAGGVGAALDPAAGEAMPATSGLLRFGVGAWPALAAAIVAHLLFMLATARRTDVDAAVDESTVPVPGAAVAVADRVPPSAPLAQPDRVQRSAVQSPSVQPGPVQPEALNTSMPPVPGGRTAEPSPGVQSPGEREAVEVPAKPERPAAVASSPKKDRARAEARKHQARTGTLPTVDELMKSADVSRGTAGTALQELRQQPAPLHVITELDTQQANS